One genomic segment of Ricinus communis isolate WT05 ecotype wild-type chromosome 3, ASM1957865v1, whole genome shotgun sequence includes these proteins:
- the LOC8259584 gene encoding zinc transporter 4, chloroplastic: MLFFEDLLELLSVDRFRSKARVFSESLFESMSTSCNTAEVDSCRDDSAALILKFVAIASILLAGIAGVAIPLIGKHRRFLRTDGSLFVAAKAFAAGVILATGFVHMLSGGSEALSNPCLPEYPWSKFPFSGFFAMMASLLTLLVDFVGTQYYERKQGLNRASEEQIRVGSVESDIVPVVERKERNGPNAKVFGEEEGGGMHIVGMHAHAAHHRHSHPHGQDACEGHVKDYAPGPGHGHSHGHGHGHGHGFGDGNGDEESGLRHVVVSQVLELGIVSHSVIIGLSLGVSESPCTIRPLIAALSFHQFFEGFALGGCISQAQFKTLSATLMACFFAITTPTGIGIGTAIASFYNPHSQGALIAEGILDSLSAGILVYMALVDLIAADFLSKRMSCNFRLQVVSYFMLFLGAGMMAALAIWA; this comes from the exons ATGTTATTCTTCGAG gATCTCTTGGAGTTACTTTCTGTTGATCGTTTCAGATCAAAGGCTCGAGTTTTTTCAG aatcTTTATTTGAATCTATGTCTACGAGTTGCAACACAGCCGAAGTCGACTCTTGTCGCGACGACTCAGCTGCACTCATTCTTAAATTCGTCGCTATAGCATCAATTCTCCTCGCCGGAATAGCTGGTGTCGCTATTCCTCTTATCGGAAAGCACCGCCGTTTCCTTCGTACAGATGGCAGCCTATTTGTCGCGGCAAAAGCATTTGCTGCTGGAGTAATTCTTGCAACCGGTTTTGTTCACATGCTGTCTGGCGGGTCGGAGGCCTTATCCAATCCTTGCTTACCCGAATACCCATGGTCCAAATTCCCGTTTTCGGGATTTTTTGCTATGATGGCGTCGTTACTAACTCTTCTTGTGGACTTTGTGGGCACTCAATATTATGAGAGAAAACAGGGTCTGAACCGGGCTAGCGAGGAGCAAATCAGGGTCGGGTCGGTGGAATCAGATATTGTACCAGTTGTGGAGCGAAAGGAGAGGAATGGACCTAATGCAAAGGTGTTTGGGGAAGAAGAAGGTGGTGGAATGCACATCGTAGGGATGCATGCGCATGCTGCGCATCATAGACATAGCCACCCTCATGGGCAGGACGCGTGTGAGGGACACGTGAAGGATTACGCTCCCGGCCCCGGGCACGGACACAGTCATGGTCATGGACATGGGCATGGTCACGGATTTGGTGATGGCAATGGCGACGAGGAGAGTGGTTTAAGGCACGTTGTCGTTTCACAG GTATTGGAACTTGGGATCGTGTCGCATTCAGTTATAATTGGGTTATCACTTGGAGTTTCAGAAAGCCCATGTACCATAAGACCCTTAATAGCAGCATTATCATTTCATCAGTTCTTTGAAGGTTTTGCATTAGGAGGCTGCATCTCTCAAGCGCAATTCAAGACCTTATCAGCAACGTTAATGGCATGTTTTTTCGCCATAACAACGCCTACCGGTATTGGGATTGGAACAGCTATTGCTTCATTTTACAACCCACATAGCCAAGGAGCACTAATTGCTGAAGGCATCTTGGACTCATTGTCTGCTGGAATTCTTGTCTACATGGCCTTAGTGGACTTGATAGCTGCTGATTTTCTAAGTAAAAGGATGAGTTGCAATTTTAGACTTCAAGTTGTGTCTTATTTCATGCTCTTCCTTGGGGCTGGAATGATGGCCGCACTTGCTATCTGGGCTTGA
- the LOC8259580 gene encoding uncharacterized protein LOC8259580 isoform X1: MGWMENKEVEIIGKGKKRSQKWVLGLLFWVLLMFATPKIPLSHKHHLFADMRNFLGVPNTLNVITIFPFLVVGVVGFVLSIRGSFFNISLRGEVWGWVMFYGGIMGVAFGSAYYHLKPDDSRFMWDTLPMMIAYSSLFSSFVVERVGKRVGLSCLFGLLVVILLSTAYARIFNDLRLCMMFQLIPCIAIPGMTFLYPPKYTHSIYWLWAAGVCLLAKFEGALDRKIYRANRYFISGHSLEHLCSAALPVLLTIMLMYRNIKTQRLGDIKERL; this comes from the exons ATGGGATGGATGGAAAATAAAGAGGTGGAAATAataggaaaaggaaagaaaagaagccaGAAATGGGTATTAGGACTATTGTTTTGGGTATTACTCATGTTTGCCACTCCCAAAATTCCTCTTTCCCACAAGCATCATCTATTTGCTGACATGCGCAATTTTCTTG GAGTGCCCAATACTTTGAATGTGATCACCATTTTCCCATTTCTTGTTGTGGGTGTTGTGGGCTTTGTCCTTTCTATTCGAGGatcatttttcaatataag TTTACGAGGAGAAGTTTGGGGCTGGGTGATGTTTTATGGTGGAATTATGGGTGTTGCATTTGGGTCTGCTTATTATCATCTCAAGCCTGACGACAGTAGATTCATGTGGGATACCTTGCCG ATGATGATAGCCTATTCTTCACTTTTCTCTAGTTTTGTTGTGGAAAGAGTGGGGAAAAGGGTTGGATTAAGTTGTTTATTTGGACTTCTAGTTGTTATTTTACTTAGCACTGCTTATGCAAg AATTTTTAATGATCTTCGATTGTGCATGATGTTCCAGCTGATTCCATGCATAGCCATACCGGGCATGACATTTTTGTACCCGCCCAAATATACACACTCAATTTACTGGCTTTGGGCAGCAG GGGTTTGCCTTTTAGCCAAGTTTGAAGGAGCTCTGGACAGAAAAATATATCGTGCAAATCGGTACTTTATTAGTGGGCACTCTTTGGAACACCTGTGCTCAGCAGCACTGCCTGTTTTATTGACTATTATGCTCATGTACAGAAACATCAAAACTCAGAG ATTAGGGGACATCAAAGAGCGTCTATGA
- the LOC8259580 gene encoding uncharacterized protein LOC8259580 isoform X2: MGWMENKEVEIIGKGKKRSQKWVLGLLFWVLLMFATPKIPLSHKHHLFADMRNFLGVPNTLNVITIFPFLVVGVVGFVLSIRGSFFNISLRGEVWGWVMFYGGIMGVAFGSAYYHLKPDDSRFMWDTLPMMIAYSSLFSSFVVERVGKRVGLSCLFGLLVVILLSTAYARIFNDLRLCMMFQLIPCIAIPGMTFLYPPKYTHSIYWLWAAGVCLLAKFEGALDRKIYRANRYFISGHSLEHLCSAALPVLLTIMLMYRNIKTQRK; this comes from the exons ATGGGATGGATGGAAAATAAAGAGGTGGAAATAataggaaaaggaaagaaaagaagccaGAAATGGGTATTAGGACTATTGTTTTGGGTATTACTCATGTTTGCCACTCCCAAAATTCCTCTTTCCCACAAGCATCATCTATTTGCTGACATGCGCAATTTTCTTG GAGTGCCCAATACTTTGAATGTGATCACCATTTTCCCATTTCTTGTTGTGGGTGTTGTGGGCTTTGTCCTTTCTATTCGAGGatcatttttcaatataag TTTACGAGGAGAAGTTTGGGGCTGGGTGATGTTTTATGGTGGAATTATGGGTGTTGCATTTGGGTCTGCTTATTATCATCTCAAGCCTGACGACAGTAGATTCATGTGGGATACCTTGCCG ATGATGATAGCCTATTCTTCACTTTTCTCTAGTTTTGTTGTGGAAAGAGTGGGGAAAAGGGTTGGATTAAGTTGTTTATTTGGACTTCTAGTTGTTATTTTACTTAGCACTGCTTATGCAAg AATTTTTAATGATCTTCGATTGTGCATGATGTTCCAGCTGATTCCATGCATAGCCATACCGGGCATGACATTTTTGTACCCGCCCAAATATACACACTCAATTTACTGGCTTTGGGCAGCAG GGGTTTGCCTTTTAGCCAAGTTTGAAGGAGCTCTGGACAGAAAAATATATCGTGCAAATCGGTACTTTATTAGTGGGCACTCTTTGGAACACCTGTGCTCAGCAGCACTGCCTGTTTTATTGACTATTATGCTCATGTACAGAAACATCAAAACTCAGAG AAAATGA
- the LOC8259583 gene encoding pathogen-associated molecular patterns-induced protein A70: MFEESVTSIPSIWASMNSWFTPTVLFLFLNLMIGTIYVTSSLATQKPHQEDKQLQAHHHQIARSPSVLQRLKSINFHSYRSPEPTTVTLEKTHQFDNSSNTPFSFQQSPLEEYHQNQPFLSRSPSMLQRIKSINLYNYFSQELPNNQETHTSATTAITTTITHFTPHQDLQQEQEQLQEQQVEEKEEELEESEDKIQDQEQTLDEIYSKLKNNSKVSRSKSDTNPTSGEVPKKLSKKMKKSASAKSAFAHFEEDDDIVESRRPATVREGKSGHKMTEVDDAEVDAKADDFINRFKQQLKLQRIDSIIRYKEKVNRE; encoded by the coding sequence ATGTTTGAAGAATCTGTAACATCTATACCCTCAATCTGGGCATCCATGAACAGTTGGTTCACTCCAActgttctttttctcttcctcaATCTCATGATTGGCACCATTTATGTCACTTCCAGCTTAGCCACCCAAAAACCACACCAAGAAGACAAACAACTACAAGCACACCACCACCAAATCGCTAGATCTCCTTCTGTTCTTCAAAGGCTCAAATCCATCAACTTTCACAGTTATAGATCCCCTGAACCCACTACTGTAACACTTGAGAAAACTCACCAATTTGATAATAGTAGTAATACCCCTTTCAGTTTCCAGCAATCTCCGCTAGAAGAATACCATCAAAACCAACCCTTTCTCTCTAGATCTCCTTCTATGCTTCAAAGAATCAAGTCCATTAATCTTTACAATTACTTCTCTCAAGAACTACCCAATAACCAAGAAACACACACCTCTGCTACAACTGCTATTACTACTACCATTACCCATTTCACTCCACATCAAGATTTacaacaagaacaagaacagCTTCAAGAACAACAAGtggaggaaaaagaagaagaattagaaGAAAGTGAAGATAAAATACAAGACCAAGAACAGACACTCGATGAGATATACAGCAAGTTAAAGAATAATAGTAAAGTGAGCAGGTCTAAATCAGACACAAATCCAACATCTGGTGAAGTACCCAAAAAgctttcaaagaaaatgaagaaatcaGCTAGTGCCAAGTCTGCTTTTGCCCATTTTGAAGAAGACGATGACATTGTGGAGTCTCGCAGGCCAGCCACTGTGAGGGAAGGGAAGAGTGGTCATAAAATGACAGAGGTGGATGACGCTGAAGTGGATGCTAAAGCTGATGACTTCATCAACAGGTTTAAGCAGCAGCTGAAGTTGCAAAGGATTGATTCTATTATCAGGTACAAGGAGAAGGTTAACAGGGAGTAA